The genomic interval CTGATAACCAGACAAATCTGCAACTCAGTCGCACGATTGATCATCCCTGGTGGAAGGTTCAAAAGACTCGTTTGAGTGTCGGCGCGGATTATACCGGTGAGCAGTATTATCAGGCCGAACAATCTCTGAAATCACCCGACTATCTTTTATTTGATGCCACCATCTCGCTCACTTTTTCAAATCAGTTACAACTGTCTCTGAAAGGGTCAAACCTGTCGAATGTTCAGGCTGATTCCGATCAGGAAAATGATTTACGCCCCATTGTCGGTCGACAGTGGTCTCTTAATGTTATTTATCATGTTTACTGATACGAGGATACTGACATGAAGTTCTATCATACCTGCTTATTATCGTTATGTGTGCTTGGCCTGACAGCCTGTTCATCTGAATCTGAAGACAACGATGGTAATGCTGACAACCGTGACAGCAGTGAATTCAGTACCCTGAAAGATATTGATGCCAACAGCAGCACCCTTTGGACTTATGTCAATCTCGACAGTGCAACAACGGTGACTGAAGATGATGAATGGCAGCTCGCATTCAAACGTTATGAAGTCAGAGTCAATCCGGACCTCGTATCCCTTGCACTGGCTGCCAGTCAGGATGATTTTTACAACAGTGAAGGCAAACCGATCGCCAGTGTGTTCACCAATGCCACGGCTAATTCGGAGCTTGAACATCTGCTGGCCGAATATGATTTTGATGCGATGACTTTCAACAGCGATACCTTTAAAACCGCTATCGGCGCTGATGGTACCCAATGGTATGACTATGACCGTACAACCCATCTGCTCTCCGCCAATGATGATGCCTGGTGGATCATACGTAACAGTACTGCCACGTCTTTTGCCAAATTGAGGGTGGCGACATTAAGTGAAACGCTGGACTCCACCACATTTCAGTTTAGTGACCTGAGTATGGAGATTGAATTCTATATTCAGGGAGCAAATGATGATTCATTTGCGACAACCGCCAGCACCTGGACACTGACTGCCGCCAGCGCCGCCGTGAACCGTTGCTATGATATTGACAGCTCGGATGAAGTAGATTGCAGTAGCGATGGCTGGGACATTCAGGCGGATATAGATTTTAACAACCGGAAGTTTGATTTGATTTTAAATGGAGGAGTGAGCGGTAGTGGTTATGCGGCTGCATATGGTGCACTCAATGATACCGGGATCAGCGCTTACAGTTCCGCCAGTGCATTGAATGTTAATCAGTTTGTCAGTGACAGCTGGAGTAACGCTTTTAATGATGAAGATAACAAGTGGTGGGCATACGGTGGCGATGTGACCGGTCTGGAAAGTGATCATGCGCTTTATCCCAATTATCGGGTATATGCTTTGAGCATGAATGACTCTGACCAGATTTACCTTGTACAAGTCGTTAGTTATTACCACAGCAGCTCTGCGCAATCAGCCAATCCGTCTATTCGTTATGTGAAAACCACTGCAGAATAGCCACTCATCTATGGATGCCCTTCCAATTCGACTTGGGTTTTGGGAGGGCGTGTATTAACCGGCTTCATTACTCCGTTTTTGTTAGTTAGTGGGCATTTGATGTTCGAGGTTGCGAAAAACAGCCGCGAATACGTTGACGAGCCGGTTCTCCTCATACCAGAATAGATCCCTTTTTAATGATCGTCTGAATAAGGAGATCTCATGAGAAGAGCCCTGATAGTGGCACTTTCGACTGCGTTGATCAGTGCCTGTGCTACCAGCCCCACGGGACGTTCTCAGTTGATGTTAATTTCCCCGGAGGCTGCCATCAGCGAATCCCGACAGGCTTATGTGAGTACTGTCACTGAATTGAATCAAAGCCATAAACTGATCACAGATAAGGCCTGGGTACAGCGGATTTCCACCATCACCGGGCGGCTGGTAACCGAAGCGATTAAAACTCAGCCAGCCAGTGCGGACTGGCAGTGGAGCGTGGCGATTATTGATGATCCGGATACGCTCAATGCATGGTGTATGGCCGGTGGACGCATGGCGATATACAGCGGCATCGTGACCAAACTTCAGTTAACCGATGATGAAATCGCCCAGATCATGGGGCATGAGATTTCCCATGCGCTGGCAAATCATACCGCAGAGCAGATGTCGCGGGCGGTATTGATGAATGCCGGACTGTCGGTTGCATCTCAGGTGACCGATAACAATGGCCTGGTATTAAATGGTACCGCCATAGCCGCACAATTGGCGCTGCAGTTGCCAAACAGCCGGACCGCTGAATCCGAAGCGGATCGCATTGGTATAGAACTGGCTGCACGTGCGGGTTACAACCCAAGTGCCGCCGTTAGTTTGTGGAATAAAATGTCGGCGTCTGGCAATGGTTCTACTCCACAATTTCTCAGTACTCATCCTTCACCTGAGAATCGCTCTAAAACCCTGCAGTCATTGGGGGCTGAAATGCGGGCCCTTAACCCTGGTCTGACTAAAGCCAAAGTCTATCCGGTGAAAATCATCACTGATGTTGCCCAGTTAAAATAACATTGTGTCGGACCGAACAGGGGAAGCCCTGTTCGGTCCTGATCTTTGAGCATCGGCCCGACGACGTCGAAACCACCTGGTGTGCAGAGACTTTCCGTTCATCGAACATCCCTGATTTTATTCATCCACCTGTATTGACTGACCTGCATCAGTGGGTCGGATACTTTCCCCCCGGGGCTGCAGAAATTTATCGCCAAGGTTCACTTATGCCCTTTAAGGAGTATTATTGGCCGGTATTTTTGTGAGTGTGAGGTCAGAAAATTTATACTTTGATCGATATTTTTTATCGGGAACCGCAGTACGATTAACCTGGCAAGCATCTATGCCGGATTAGTCGTGAGATGTTTGATGTGAGAGTGCCTTGTTTCAGACCAGGCATATTCACGATCTCTTTTCCAGTACTCAGTTCTCTCCTTCGCATAAACACGGACTTAAAATTAATACAATAAAGGTCTTTAATGATGAAATCTCTGATTATTTTATGTGCACTGGCATGGGTGTCGGTTATTGCCTATGGTGATTCTCAATATCAAACACAGGCAATAGATTCCCCGGATCGAAGCTTTCCTGTGTTTTATCAGCAGCTGAAAGATAAAATGTCGTTTTCGATGGCGTGGAATGACAAGGTGAAGTCTCCCAAGCGTTGGCGAAAACAGGGGCTGGCCAAAGCCCGGGAGTTAATTTTTCCGTATGAGGACAACACTCCCTTTGACGCCGTTGTCATCGACAGCGTGGAAAGAGACGGGTACCGGGCCGAAAAAGTGGTCTTTAATATCAGCGCTGAAAGCCGTGTGCTGGCGTTGTTATTGACGCCTGACGGTGATGGACCGCATCCGGCAGCGCTGTTTTTACACGATCATGGTGCGCGGTTTGATATCGGTAAAGAGAAGTTTGTGCAAACTTGGGGAGATGATGCGCGGCTCAAGTCCTCACAACAGTGGGCCGATAAGTATTTTTCCGGGCGTTTCCCCGGAGATGAACTGGCCCGGCGTGGTTATGTGGTGTTGTCGATCGACGCGCTGGGATGGGGAGATCGCTCTGTTCCCGGATTCAAAACGGATTCTCAACAGGCGCTGGCTTCCAACTTATTTAACCTTGGTAGCTCATTTGCCGGCATTATCGCGTTAGAGGATAAACGGGCTGCTGATTTTCTGGCCAGCCTGCCGCAAGTGGACACCAAACGGGTTGCCGCAGTGGGTTTTTCCATGGGCGCTTTTCGGGCCTGGCAGGTGGCGGCTTTGTCTGACTCGATCACCGCAGGTGTTGCCGACTGCTGGATGGCGACTATGAAAGGTTTAATGGTGCCCGGTAATAATCAGCTGAAAGGGCAGTCTTCGTTCACTATGTTACACCCTTATATGGCTCGCTATCTGGATTACCCTGATATCGCTGCATTGGCGGCTCCCAAACCCTTGTTGGTGTTTGCTGGTGGTCAGGATAAGTTATTTCCGGTGGACTCCGTGCAGGAGGCTTTTTCCCGGCTACATGAGGTCTGGCGCGCCAATGGTGTGGAAGATCGCTTGTTAACCCGGATCTGGCCGGACAAAAGTCATACCTTTACCGAAGATATGCAGGATGCTGCATTTGCCTGGCTGGATCAGCAGTTCGGGATTAACAGGTAAGTTCAAAATCAGTCCAGCCGGCATCCTGACCATTGATCCGTAATGACAGGGATTGCAGCCCTTCATAATAGCGACGGGTGGTGATCGAACGAATGGCATGCCGGCGACTCAGCTCCACGGTTTTTCCGGCCGCCAAAGTGATCTGCTTCCACTTGAAGACTTTGGGCTTTTGCTGGCCATTGGCTTTGCGAAAGTGCAGCAGGTAGTCGATCATCAGAGTCTGTCCGGTGCTGGCGGTTGATCGTAGTTTGCACTGAAAATCCAGCGTTTCCCCCAGGCATATTTGCCGTTGTTTCAGTTTCAAATCGATGAGTTCAAACTCGCGGGTATTCAGGCCAAAGGCCGCCAAAGTATTCGGGTGCCCCTGTTTGATCAGGGTACGACAGGCATGGCGAATCAGTTTCTGCCGTTCGGGGGTGGCGTCCTTTAGCCAGTCATGGGCCAGATCCGCTACCAGGTCCGGATGGTCTTTGGCGATGTCGTTCAGATGATTGGCGACGGATCGACGGACATATTCCTCCGAATCGTCTCGCAGAGCAGTCAGTAACGGCAGGACCGGTGTCGGATCGGCAATCAATTGCGGAAGTTGCATGGCCCAGGGTAGTCTTGGACGCGTGCCTTCAGACACCAAGCGACGTACATGGTGATTGTTACTCTGAACCCAGGTCGACAGGATTTTCAAGGCTTTGGACTGATCTGCCAGCAGAAAATAACGGACATCAAATTCGGCCGAAAAGTGTGGTGTCAGTGCTTTCAACATCTCCATGGATTGTTTAAATGCACTTTGACCATACTGACCAACAACCGCGCAAAGTGGCAGAGTCCCCCAACCGGATAGGCCATATTCATTACTTTGCCGATCTTCGGTGACATTCGGTTGCAGTAGAGCGGTGATCAGACGGTAGCGCTGCCGGGTATCAGCAGGCAGAATCCGATGCAACTCATCGGTAATCAACTGTACCCGTTGCTTGAATTCCAGGGCCGGTAATTTGGGAATAATCAGCTGTTCAAATTCACTGCGGCGAAATGATGACAGGTGTGCCTGCAGGTGATTGGCAAGACAACGAACCAATTGTTCTGAGATGTGGTCTTTGATAGTGGCCATAGTCACTTTAATCCTGGTCAATCCGGTCTTCAGCCTGGCACAGCGATGAAATTACATAATCGGTTGCCAGGCCAGCCAGATGATATTTGTGTCTGGTTTAATTAAGGTAGGTATTCAGGGACTCGCATATTTCTATGTGGGTGTCAGAACTCATATCCATAATGGCAAAGAATGCCAGACAGACTTCTGATTGCTGCTCTTCAGCCATAACCTCTTCCAGTGATTTTCGATCTTTAAACTGAATGATATCCATAAACTGACCATTGTCTCTACGTACCAGTTCGCGGCGAATAATGCCAGGCTGGTGACGAACGAATTCAGCCTGGAAACGTTCTGATGCATTTAACAGTTCGGTTTCAGTATTTCCAGCTGCCAGTTTGATTGGTGCCAGTACCGTGATTGTTTGGTTCATAACAGTTAACTCTTGGTTGATTAATTAGCATGGCTAAGCTTAAATTTAAATATGACAAATAATGACGTATTTATTTATGGCCGGCTCCTCTGTTACAAATCGGTTACATAGACTTGATCAACTTAAAGCCCGGATTCAATCCGGCGAGTCTGCGACTGTTCGTCAGGTGGCAGAAGAGTTTGGTGTGAGTATGCGTACGGTCTGTCGTGATCTGGAGATATTGCGGGATCAGGGCTTGCCCGTAGAGGCAGACCGTGGGCGTGGTGGTGGTATTCGCCTGCACCGGCAATGGGGAATCGGACGGGTTAATTTCAGCTATGCTGAAGCGGTGGATTTGTTGGTCAGCCTGGCGATTGCAGAACAAATGCAGTCGCCGTTGTTTATGGCTGATATGCAGAATATTCGACGTAAACTGATAGGTTCATTCAGTGCAGAAATGAAACAAAAAGTTAACCGTTTAAAATCCAGAATCATGGTGGGTCCGACAGTGTCCAGTATGGTTTTTGCGTCTTTTTCTTCTCCAGATCCTTCG from Gynuella sunshinyii YC6258 carries:
- a CDS encoding dienelactone hydrolase family protein, whose protein sequence is MKSLIILCALAWVSVIAYGDSQYQTQAIDSPDRSFPVFYQQLKDKMSFSMAWNDKVKSPKRWRKQGLAKARELIFPYEDNTPFDAVVIDSVERDGYRAEKVVFNISAESRVLALLLTPDGDGPHPAALFLHDHGARFDIGKEKFVQTWGDDARLKSSQQWADKYFSGRFPGDELARRGYVVLSIDALGWGDRSVPGFKTDSQQALASNLFNLGSSFAGIIALEDKRAADFLASLPQVDTKRVAAVGFSMGAFRAWQVAALSDSITAGVADCWMATMKGLMVPGNNQLKGQSSFTMLHPYMARYLDYPDIAALAAPKPLLVFAGGQDKLFPVDSVQEAFSRLHEVWRANGVEDRLLTRIWPDKSHTFTEDMQDAAFAWLDQQFGINR
- a CDS encoding HmuY family protein — its product is MKFYHTCLLSLCVLGLTACSSESEDNDGNADNRDSSEFSTLKDIDANSSTLWTYVNLDSATTVTEDDEWQLAFKRYEVRVNPDLVSLALAASQDDFYNSEGKPIASVFTNATANSELEHLLAEYDFDAMTFNSDTFKTAIGADGTQWYDYDRTTHLLSANDDAWWIIRNSTATSFAKLRVATLSETLDSTTFQFSDLSMEIEFYIQGANDDSFATTASTWTLTAASAAVNRCYDIDSSDEVDCSSDGWDIQADIDFNNRKFDLILNGGVSGSGYAAAYGALNDTGISAYSSASALNVNQFVSDSWSNAFNDEDNKWWAYGGDVTGLESDHALYPNYRVYALSMNDSDQIYLVQVVSYYHSSSAQSANPSIRYVKTTAE
- a CDS encoding M48 family metallopeptidase, encoding MRRALIVALSTALISACATSPTGRSQLMLISPEAAISESRQAYVSTVTELNQSHKLITDKAWVQRISTITGRLVTEAIKTQPASADWQWSVAIIDDPDTLNAWCMAGGRMAIYSGIVTKLQLTDDEIAQIMGHEISHALANHTAEQMSRAVLMNAGLSVASQVTDNNGLVLNGTAIAAQLALQLPNSRTAESEADRIGIELAARAGYNPSAAVSLWNKMSASGNGSTPQFLSTHPSPENRSKTLQSLGAEMRALNPGLTKAKVYPVKIITDVAQLK
- a CDS encoding DNA alkylation repair protein; amino-acid sequence: MATIKDHISEQLVRCLANHLQAHLSSFRRSEFEQLIIPKLPALEFKQRVQLITDELHRILPADTRQRYRLITALLQPNVTEDRQSNEYGLSGWGTLPLCAVVGQYGQSAFKQSMEMLKALTPHFSAEFDVRYFLLADQSKALKILSTWVQSNNHHVRRLVSEGTRPRLPWAMQLPQLIADPTPVLPLLTALRDDSEEYVRRSVANHLNDIAKDHPDLVADLAHDWLKDATPERQKLIRHACRTLIKQGHPNTLAAFGLNTREFELIDLKLKQRQICLGETLDFQCKLRSTASTGQTLMIDYLLHFRKANGQQKPKVFKWKQITLAAGKTVELSRRHAIRSITTRRYYEGLQSLSLRINGQDAGWTDFELTC
- a CDS encoding helix-turn-helix transcriptional regulator, which gives rise to MTYLFMAGSSVTNRLHRLDQLKARIQSGESATVRQVAEEFGVSMRTVCRDLEILRDQGLPVEADRGRGGGIRLHRQWGIGRVNFSYAEAVDLLVSLAIAEQMQSPLFMADMQNIRRKLIGSFSAEMKQKVNRLKSRIMVGPTVSSMVFASFSSPDPSVVKILHQTFLLQYRLKIRYRSEQQVVTERCIQPHYLLLCYPIWYVLAWDELRQDVRTFRCDRIMAAHADEEEFRLLPFNRFKGTLEGLETL